In Brassica napus cultivar Da-Ae chromosome A3, Da-Ae, whole genome shotgun sequence, the sequence CGCCGCAAGAATCACAACCTACCTTCAAAAATCCACCGTCGGAAAACTCCAATCAAACCCATCTCTCCTCTTCAACCTAAACCCAAACGTAACCCTTCTCGTCCTCTCCTCACCATCTCTCCCAACCCAATCATGCGTCGACTTCTTCAAGCTCCTCAACACATTCGAATCCCACCTCAAACCCGACCTCGCCGCGGCTATAACCCTGTCCCACCGCCTGTACACCGACCGTAGATTCGGCGAGATGAAGTCTCTCCTGAACTCAGTCTCCACCGATGGGGCTGAGATCATAGGAAGCGTTTGTGTTTACGAAGGAAAGGTCGAGTTTTTGGAAACTTTATTCGATTTGatgattagggtttatgtggATAAGGGGATGTTCCAAGAGGGTCTAAGGGTTTTCGATTACATGGTGGAGAAAGGGATGAGAATCGATGAGAGATCGTGCATTGTGTTTCTTGTAGCTGCGAAGAAACGGTTGGAGATTGATCTTTGTTTGGAGGTTTTCAAGCGGATGGTTGATTGTGGAGTGAGGATAACTGTTTACTCGTTGACAATTGTGGTCGAAGTGTTGTGTAGAAGAGGTGAGGTTGAGAAGAGTAGGAAGCTGGTGAGAGAGTTTTATCGAAAAGGAATCAAGCCTGAAGCGTACACTTACAACACCATCATCAACGCTTATGTTAAAGTTAGAGACTTTTCCGGCGTGGAGGAGGTTTTGAAGGAGATGAGGAAAGGTGGAGTGGGGTATAACAAGGTTACGTATACGCTTTTGATGGAGATGAGTGTGAAGAACGGGAGGATGGGTGACGCGGAGAAGCTGTTCGACGAAATGCGTGAGAGAGGGGTGGACTTAGATGTTTATTTGTACACTTCTATGATAAGTTTGTGTTGTAGAAAAGGGAATGTGAAGAGAGCGTTTTTGTTGTTTGATGAGTTGGTGGAGAAGGGCTTTTCGCCGAGTAGTCATACCTACGGGGCGCTTATTGATGGGGTGTGTAAGGTAGGGGAGATGGGTGCGGCTGAGATATTGATGAACGAAATGCAAAGCGGAGGGGTTGATATCACTAAGGTTGTGTTTAATACGTTGATTAATGGGTACTGTAGGAAAAGGATGATTGATGAGGCGTTAGCGATTTACGACGTGATGGAGAAGAAAGGGTTTGAAGCTGATGTTTTCACTTTTAATACTATTGCTAGCTGTTTGAATCGATTGAAAAGGTATGATGAGGCAAAGGAATGGATTTTCAGGATGATGGAAGGTGGTGTGAGGCTTAACACGGTTAGTTATACTAATTTGATCGATGTTTACTGCAAAGAAGGGAACGTTGAGGAGGCAAAGAGGCTCTTTGTGGAGATGAGCAGTAAGGGAGCAGAGCCTAACGCGATTACGTATAATGTGATGATTGATGCGTACTGCAAGCAAGGGAAAGTGAAGGAAGCTCGTAAACTAAGGGCCGACATGGAAGCGAAAGGGATGGCTCCGGATTCATATACCTACACATCGCTTATACATGGGGAATGTATTGTTGACAACGTGGACGAAGCATTGAGGCTCTTTAGGGAGATGGGGTCTAAGGGTTTGGACCAGAGTTCTGTAACATACACGGTGATGATCTCGGGTTTGTCCAAAGCTGGAAAATCAGACGAAGCCTTTGGATTTTATGATGAAATGAAGAGGAAAGGGTTTACAATAGATCATAAGGTTTATACTGCACTCGTTGGAAGCTTGCATTCACCCGAGACTTAGTACATGATCGTCAAAGTAAGATCTGTTTGAAGTGGTAAACCTTGAGATCTACTACCAGTTGATTGTTGAAACAGTTATTTTATCAGGACCCCTTTTTCTGAGAGATTCTTTGAAGGAGTTGGAGTGAAGTATAGACAGACCCTGATTTGGAGTGTCTACGCTGTAAAGAAAACAAAGCTCAACTCTTTTGGTAtgttatattattatacattgtCTGTCCAGTAAACAAAGCCTTTGGACCTTTATGTAAAGTTGATTTCTAAGGAGTTCTCTGGAATCCTGTGCACCAAATCTAAGGATTGAGATGTTGCTTCTGTGTCTATATGAATGAAGAGCTAGAGAAGGCAAATATTTATGTATCTTGTGAAGATAGATATGTACTATGCACCAAAAATAGTTCAAGAAGATGAACATCGAAGCTCAGAAGGCAGTGACGATGATGGTTTCACTCTTGAGAAAGATGGAGAGAATCACAACTCGTAATCGAGGCCAGCTCCATATTTCCAGGCCTCTAGGCGT encodes:
- the LOC125604629 gene encoding pentatricopeptide repeat-containing protein At2g32630-like, which encodes MNKQMSSAKLSRLFNITTKNQTPSPLPISDKQTAARITTYLQKSTVGKLQSNPSLLFNLNPNVTLLVLSSPSLPTQSCVDFFKLLNTFESHLKPDLAAAITLSHRLYTDRRFGEMKSLLNSVSTDGAEIIGSVCVYEGKVEFLETLFDLMIRVYVDKGMFQEGLRVFDYMVEKGMRIDERSCIVFLVAAKKRLEIDLCLEVFKRMVDCGVRITVYSLTIVVEVLCRRGEVEKSRKLVREFYRKGIKPEAYTYNTIINAYVKVRDFSGVEEVLKEMRKGGVGYNKVTYTLLMEMSVKNGRMGDAEKLFDEMRERGVDLDVYLYTSMISLCCRKGNVKRAFLLFDELVEKGFSPSSHTYGALIDGVCKVGEMGAAEILMNEMQSGGVDITKVVFNTLINGYCRKRMIDEALAIYDVMEKKGFEADVFTFNTIASCLNRLKRYDEAKEWIFRMMEGGVRLNTVSYTNLIDVYCKEGNVEEAKRLFVEMSSKGAEPNAITYNVMIDAYCKQGKVKEARKLRADMEAKGMAPDSYTYTSLIHGECIVDNVDEALRLFREMGSKGLDQSSVTYTVMISGLSKAGKSDEAFGFYDEMKRKGFTIDHKVYTALVGSLHSPET